The genomic stretch AAAAAAAGAAAACATAAGATATATAGAAAGTTTAGATTCTAATATTAAAATGGGAATTTTACTTTCAAATAACAGAGAAAAAAATATGGAGCCTATAATATATGAAATAGGTGTTGATGGAGAGAGTGGAAGAGATTTTTATAGCCATGGAACTTCTGAAGAATTTATTTATATATTAGAGGGTGAACTAGAAGTATATGTAGCAAATAAAAAATATAAATTATCAAAAGGAGATAGCTTATACTTTAAATCTAGTTTAAAACACAGATTTAAAAACACTTCAAAAAAAGAAGTAAAAGCATTGTGGGTAGTTAGCCCACCGACATTCTAATTGGAGGAAATATGAAAATAGAGATAAAGATTTTAAATCCTGTCAGGCTGACAAAGTTATTTATAGCAGCAAGTAGATGGCTTTCAAAATATGCTGATGTTTTAAATGACTTAAATGTTTACCCTGTACCAGATGGAGATACAGGAACAAATATGTCTATGACATTGCAGTCAGTTGAAAATGCTTTGATAGGATTACAAAGTGAGCCTAATATGGAAGAGCTTGTGGATATAATTTCAGAAGCAGTTCTATTAGGAGCAAGAGGAAATTCAGGAACTATTTTATCACAAATAATTCAAGGATTCTTAGATGCAGTAAGAGATAAAGAAGAAATAGATATAGATACAGCAGCAAAGGCTTTTGTATCTGCAAAAGAAAGAGCATATAAGGCAGTAAGTCAACCAGTTGAAGGAACAATACTTACAGTTATAAGAAAAGTTTCAGAAGCAGCAATAGCTTATGATGGACCAAAAGATGACTTTATACCTTTCTTAGTTAATTTAAAAAATGCAGCTGCTGATGCAGTTGAAGATACTCCTAATCTTTTACCTAAATTAAAAGAAGCAGGAGTTGTAGATGCTGGAGGTAAAGGGATTTTTTATGTTTTTGAAGGATTTGAAAAATCAGTTACAGATCCAGAAATGTTAAAAGACTTAGCAAGAATAGCTAATTCACAAGTAAATAGAAAACAAAAATTAGAATATATAAATAAAAATGAAATAAAATTTAAATATTGTACAGAGTTTATAATTGAGTCTGGAAGTTTTGATTTAGATGAGTATAAAGAAAAAATCGGTAAACTTGGGGACTCTATGGTTGTTGCCCAAACAAGAAAAAAGACTAAGACTCATATACATACAAATAATCCTGGACAAGCATTAGAAATTGCTGGTTCATTAGGAGATTTGAATAATATTAAAATTGAGAATATGGAAATTCAACACAGCCATGTTTTAGTTAAAGAGGAAGAACTTAATAAGGTTGATATAAGAGGTGTTGTAAAAGAAACTGTTCCAGAAGAACCAAAACTATTATTCAATGAAAAGAATATTGAAAATAATGTAGCAATATATGCAGTAGTAGATAATAAGAATATAGCTGATTTATTCTTAAAAGATGGAGCAAGTGCAACTTTAATTGGTGGACAAACAAAAAACCCTTCTGTTTCAGATATAGAAGAAGGTTTGAAGAAAATTAAAGCTAAAACTATTTATATTTTACCTAATAATAAAAACATCATTGCTAGTGCAAAACTTGCAGCTGAAAGAGATAATAGAGATATCATAGTAATAGATACTAAAACAGTGTTAGAAGGGTACTATTTTACAAAAAATAGAAAGATGAATCTTCAAACTTTACTAAGACAATTAAAATTTAATAATTCTATTGAAATTACAAAGGCAGTAAGAGATACAAAGGTAAATGATATAGAAATTAAAATTGGTGATAATATTGCACTTGTAAATGGTTCTTTAACAGAAAAAGCTGAAAGAGTTGAAGATTTAATTAAGAAAATCTATGAAAAATATGCAAATGACAATACTCTAGCTGTTACTGTTGTTAGAGGAAAAACAGCAACAGAAGAAGGAAATCAAATAATAAAATCTAAGAGCTTTAAAAAATTCTATGAATATGATGGAGAACAAGATAATTATTCTTACTACATTTACTTAGAGCAAAGAGATCCTAGTCTATCAAAGATTGCTATACTAACAGATTCGGCATCTGATATAACACCAGATATGATAGAAGGACTTGATGTAGCAGTTATTCCAATAAGACTTAAAATTGGAGAAAATAATTATAAGGATGGAGTAAATTTAAGTAAAAAAGAATTCTGGCATAAATTATTGACAGAAAAAGTAATGCCTAAAACTGCTCAACCTTCTCCTGCTGAATTTAGAGATTACTATGAAGAATTATTCAATAAAGGATATGAAAAAATAATATCACTTCATATTTCTAGTAAGATGAGTGGAACTCAACAAGTTGCAAAAGTAGCAAGAGAAATGTTGAAGAGAGAGAAAGATATAATTATAGTAGATTCAAAATCTGTTACATTTGGGCAAGCATATCAAGTTCTTGAAGCTGCTAAGATGATAAAATCAGGAGCTAAGTTAGAAGATATTTTAGCAAGACTTTATGAAATAGCAGATAAGATGAAAGTATATTTTGCAGTTAGTGATTTAACTTACCTAGAAAAAGGTGGAAGAATTGGTAAAGCTTCATCAGTAATTGGAAACTTATTAAAACTAAGACCTGTTTTAAAATTAGAAGATGGAGAGGTTAGTCTTGAAACTAAGACTTTTGGTGAAAGAGGAGCTATCTCTTATATGGAAAAAATTATTAAAAATGAAGGTAAAAATAGTATATATCTATACACTGCTTGGGGAGGAACTAACCAAGAGTTACAAAGTACAGATATATTGAAAAAGACAGCAGATACAATGAGAAAAGTTGAATTTAAAGGTAGATTTGAAATTGGAGCTACAATAGGTAGCCACAGTGGACCTGTCTTTGGAATTGGAATTATATCTAAAATTAGATAATGATAAAATAGCTATTGCATTTTTTATAAATGTAATAGCTATATTTTTTTATGGTTTTCTTAAATTTGCATTAGTTATTATTTAGAGGTATAATATAGCATTATTAGAAATTAAGGGGGAAAAATATGAAATTTTCAAGTTATTTAAATCCAGATTATATATTTCCATGTTTAGAGGTGGAATCTAAAGAAGAAGTAATTAGAACAATTGTGAATAAAGTTGCAGAAGATAATAAGATGGTTTCTGAGCAAAAAGATGAAATTATCAAAAATATTTTAAAGAGAGAAGAAGAAA from Fusobacterium hwasookii encodes the following:
- a CDS encoding helix-turn-helix domain-containing protein, producing MTIGEKLKKSRNDKGMSLRELATKVELSASFLSQIEQGKASPSIENLKKIAHTLDVRVAYLIEDEEDDIRNIEHIKKENIRYIESLDSNIKMGILLSNNREKNMEPIIYEIGVDGESGRDFYSHGTSEEFIYILEGELEVYVANKKYKLSKGDSLYFKSSLKHRFKNTSKKEVKALWVVSPPTF
- a CDS encoding DegV family protein — protein: MKIEIKILNPVRLTKLFIAASRWLSKYADVLNDLNVYPVPDGDTGTNMSMTLQSVENALIGLQSEPNMEELVDIISEAVLLGARGNSGTILSQIIQGFLDAVRDKEEIDIDTAAKAFVSAKERAYKAVSQPVEGTILTVIRKVSEAAIAYDGPKDDFIPFLVNLKNAAADAVEDTPNLLPKLKEAGVVDAGGKGIFYVFEGFEKSVTDPEMLKDLARIANSQVNRKQKLEYINKNEIKFKYCTEFIIESGSFDLDEYKEKIGKLGDSMVVAQTRKKTKTHIHTNNPGQALEIAGSLGDLNNIKIENMEIQHSHVLVKEEELNKVDIRGVVKETVPEEPKLLFNEKNIENNVAIYAVVDNKNIADLFLKDGASATLIGGQTKNPSVSDIEEGLKKIKAKTIYILPNNKNIIASAKLAAERDNRDIIVIDTKTVLEGYYFTKNRKMNLQTLLRQLKFNNSIEITKAVRDTKVNDIEIKIGDNIALVNGSLTEKAERVEDLIKKIYEKYANDNTLAVTVVRGKTATEEGNQIIKSKSFKKFYEYDGEQDNYSYYIYLEQRDPSLSKIAILTDSASDITPDMIEGLDVAVIPIRLKIGENNYKDGVNLSKKEFWHKLLTEKVMPKTAQPSPAEFRDYYEELFNKGYEKIISLHISSKMSGTQQVAKVAREMLKREKDIIIVDSKSVTFGQAYQVLEAAKMIKSGAKLEDILARLYEIADKMKVYFAVSDLTYLEKGGRIGKASSVIGNLLKLRPVLKLEDGEVSLETKTFGERGAISYMEKIIKNEGKNSIYLYTAWGGTNQELQSTDILKKTADTMRKVEFKGRFEIGATIGSHSGPVFGIGIISKIR